The genomic DNA CTTATATTATAAATCtggttttttcaattttttaatttatattatatatctgattttcaattcaatttgtttAATGAGTGACATGGTTTATTAACAATCATCCCGCCTTTTTTGGATATTGGGCTTGGGCTGGATCGGAACCCGCACAAGTGCAGCCCGGCCAAGCCCAGTTAGGGTCCAAAACCCTACTATAAAGTTTCATCAGCTAGGGTTTACAGAGTCTCCGAGTCTTCGATAGCGGTAGAGAGTTGGGTAAGGGAAGATGCCGGCGGGACACGGACTCCGATCGAGGACTCGAGACTTGTTCGCGAGGCCCTTCAGGAAGAAGGGTTACATTCCCTTGACCACGTACCTGAGAACCTTTCGCATCGGAGACTACGTGGACATCAAAGTAAACGGCGCCGTCCACAAGGGCATGCCCCACAAGTTCTACCATGGCCGCACTGGTAAGGTCTGGAACGTCACCAAGCGCGCCATCGGTGTTGAAGTAAACAAGCAGGTCTCTCCTCTAcatctctatctctctctgCTGTGTTGTTGTTGTGTTTTGATCGTAGTTTATGGGTTTAATGTTTTGTCTGTGTGAAAATGGTGGTTGATTTATTGGGTATTGGTGGCAATTTCATTTTGAAGCAGTTGGATTGGTTCTGGCGTCGTGTACTCCTCTGACTTCTTATTCCATTTTGAATGATCACATGTGTTTTTGCATTAAATTTCTGAGTTGGTGGTGAATTGATAATGTGTGGGTTGTAATTGATCTGATTAATAGGGATTTGTTCGATTGAATCGAGTTGGCTTCATAGCTATTAGCCAAATGAAGGATGGGAACTAAACCAATTTGAGTAGAACTTTATCTGGTTTGATCACAATACATGAGAAGAAACACGGAAGAATAGCTTCGTTTTGTGCATAAGATTATCATAGTTTCTGTGGTGGATTTTTAGGGAAATGCGTATCAATGTAAAACCACAGTGCTCAGGATGTCTTTTAAGCTTGTACTCCTGAGCAATTTTATAAAGAATCACCTTAAACACGATATCCAGGCATTTTGTATTAGGGAATGTTTTCGGCTTTTAGGCACCAACAGAACTGCAGCTGGTTCCTTCTAAATACGCCCTTATGAGTGTTTCCATTCAAGAGCAGAGTTAGATGCTGCCATCTAAGCCAATGTTTCTATGAATCTTTCTGTGGTAATTTTACATCTAATTTGTTGAAGACATTTGCAAAGATGTTATGACCGAGGAGGCAAACCAGCTTTGGTAAATAGTGATGTGAGTTGCAGCTTCCAGGATCAAGCATGCCTTAAAAGAATGGATAAATCTAGAGTGGTTTGGTTTACAAATTGTCTCAATTTCTTTCATCCCCAATGGGATTatcttcatatttaaaattatggttTCTTCCTTTGGTGAGATCCTTAAATAACACTTTCTGAATCCAGTTTATTGTCAATGCAGCAGGAAAGGAATTgtgtataaataaaattagcatTTATGTTTTCCCGAATGGGTACACTCAATGCCCTTCCTGAAGGGTGGTCCAGTTTACTATTTCTGATTTGTTAGTCTTTGCTTGAAGATTGCCATATCCTTCCTGTTGGCTTATCTGTGGCTATGGCATGTGCCCAATCCAGGTGGGTAACAGGATAATCAAGAAGCGGATCCATGTGCGAGTGGAGCATGTGCAACCTTCAAGGTGTACTGAGGAATTCCGGCTGAGGAAGTTGAAGAATGATGAATTGAAGGCAGAGGCAAAAAAGAACGGCGGTCAGATCATCAGCACGAAAAGGCAGCCAGAGGGGCCTAAACCAGGTTTCATGGTGGAAGGTGCAACCTTGGAAACTGTTACTCCAATTCCTTATGATGTTGTCAATGATCTCAAGGGTGGCTACTAGGTCAGCTTTTccttggttttgattttttgtttggtttttgtgcTGCAAACTTCGGTAGACTGTATTAGCTTATTTGAAGGAATGTTTTTCTGAAAATCGTCCCTAAGAGGTGTTTACTTTCCAAACATCTTACTGCTCTTGACATTTGGGTTAGTTAAAAATATGGAAGGTCGTGAATTCTTTTTTTGCGTGATTCGATCATTGTCAAACCATGTTCATTAGATCTTTCTTGTGGGAATTGATCAGCTGCTTGAAATTGAATCATGGGTTTgcaatatgcttgtcattgtccCTATATTACTTCAGAAGCTTTGCTGAAATCCCTGTAACTGGGATGATAGATTGTCTTAGGCTTCACTACTAGGATGTGTTTGAAAAAAGAGGACCAAGAATAATAGATGAGACCATATGGATCTGAGAGTACCTGACTCTATGCTATTCTCTAATCAACTCAGTCCtccatggaaaaagaaaatgagggaCAAGCAAATTCTGAGTATTCTATCCAACTGGGTGGTGGGGCCTTACTTTTGGTTTTTAGGAAAAAAGGCTACCGAATGTTAAAAACTAAACCCCAATTTTGTACTACTTTAGGGTTTATTAAATTAACCAAGGTCTGAACCAAATCAAAACTCTTCGCTTAAATTTGGCTGGCTAAGTAGGAcataatatacatattttaggatattcttttcttaataaaatattttatttttgtaaccAAGTGTTTCGGACCGGATATCCAATGAAATGTGTTACATTATGCTCCTAATTTGTTtgtttaaagaataaaatatggatGATCATAATTTATCTAAGCCTTGATAAGgaagattttcaaataaacaacTTAGAATTATGATGCTATAGCATTTGGTAAATTGTTAATCATAGCTTTTAGAGTTGGTGAATTATGAtctttaaaagtgattttttaaaacgtGGCTTTTAAAAGTTTGTAAATATCTGGCTTGTTTGGAGATTTATAAATTAGTCTAACAAGTccagaaaactatttttaagttttaaaacaggttttttattcctaattttgtttatttatttattgcttcCAAGAAAATGCTCCAACcatttaagaaatgttttagtGTTTGTGTgataactgttttcaaaaatagttttaaaaaacagtttttgaaaactgttttcttatattttgtaaaataaatatttgtattgaaactaaaatatttttaaccagtttttaatatttttaaatatgttatagatatatatatatatatattattttattttattttctagtgttttatttttattttttaatgattttataaatttgtataattattttttaaaatagatattaaaaaataaattaaaaaaaaagtgttatttaaaaacattcttaatattttttattgttaaatgtgtatttttttcttgtttttaatttcctaaagaatagaaaaaatgtttataaaaacaGTTTTGAATCGTCTTGAAGTCACAGTCTAAGCCTGCATGCTTAGGGTAACATACTCATGACGGATCATGTAAAAGTGACTGTAGGAGTCTAAATCAATCTCAATacaaatcttaaaattaaagACATCTTTCTATGATGAAGATCATTACAGGTGGGGGGTCGAAGCTTTTAAACCTTTTTTGTAGTGGAGTCCTCACTCCTCACACACAGTCGCACTCACCGGAAccggaaaatgaaaataaaagctaTGAAAGTTTACCGTCATCCTCTGCATCAAATCAATAATGGTAAACAAAGACATTGTACTCAACTATGGATGATTCAACTGTGATCTTGTGAGTCTTCGCCTGAGCATACCCACGAGCAAACCGGAACACCCCACTCCCTCCGATGATTGGCATCTCTCTCACCGCCGAAAACACCTCATTCCTCCCTAACAAACTCAGATTACTCCCTTTATACTTTCCTTCAATGAATGCGAAGTTAAGCACCATCAACAAAGCAAACTCATTCTCTGCTGCCGATGCATACATTCCTTGAGCCCTCCCCACCGTCTTCGACCCCAGATCCGGCCCTTCTGTTAGTGGATCGTCCATTATGGCTAAAAACCCGAACCCTGTCATAGACGTGTTTGTCATCCACGCCTCTGCAACTCTCACTGCAGTGGCTTTTTCACCCTCCACAATGTCGTGGAGGAAGAAATGAAGATGGCTTAGCTTCTCTTTCTTCAGCCCCAATGCCTCCGGTGACAAACTTCTTGAGAAACCCTGAGATTTGTCCGCGACCAGggtggagaagaagaagaagaagatcagAGACATGGTGGTGAGCCTTGTGAGCATCTTCTCCATTGAGAACCCATCGAGGGAGTGGGGAACTATATATAATGaatcattatcattttcaatttaatttattaggaTTGTCTCTCAAGCTATCAAGATTGTCAATgattataaaagatattaaggAAATTTTTGCTAATGGGATGTGAGATCAGTAGGAAATGATTTcccatattaattttttctataagGAGAATTGATTAAAAGGTAGAAGTTTTGGGAGACCTCCTTTgaatatgttaaaattattaataaaaatattaaaaaaacaaatttcagttgtaattatttctattctatttcttaaatggaaaaatgaaaaacaaatttcattcaCATATCTTAAATGAAGGCATTTTcgttaatatattaaa from Vitis riparia cultivar Riparia Gloire de Montpellier isolate 1030 chromosome 8, EGFV_Vit.rip_1.0, whole genome shotgun sequence includes the following:
- the LOC117921188 gene encoding 60S ribosomal protein L21-1-like, which gives rise to MPAGHGLRSRTRDLFARPFRKKGYIPLTTYLRTFRIGDYVDIKVNGAVHKGMPHKFYHGRTGKVWNVTKRAIGVEVNKQVGNRIIKKRIHVRVEHVQPSRCTEEFRLRKLKNDELKAEAKKNGGQIISTKRQPEGPKPGFMVEGATLETVTPIPYDVVNDLKGGY
- the LOC117920990 gene encoding dirigent protein 2-like — protein: MEKMLTRLTTMSLIFFFFFSTLVADKSQGFSRSLSPEALGLKKEKLSHLHFFLHDIVEGEKATAVRVAEAWMTNTSMTGFGFLAIMDDPLTEGPDLGSKTVGRAQGMYASAAENEFALLMVLNFAFIEGKYKGSNLSLLGRNEVFSAVREMPIIGGSGVFRFARGYAQAKTHKITVESSIVEYNVFVYHY